Proteins encoded within one genomic window of Eleutherodactylus coqui strain aEleCoq1 chromosome 1, aEleCoq1.hap1, whole genome shotgun sequence:
- the LOC136587543 gene encoding uncharacterized protein yields MVDTGCLVVLMENFPALWNTNSEEYQDKDLKERQWEELSAQIYGTTWTAANVIGKKDLVDKLKKKWRSARDQFRREYTRVPRSGSSGKRKHKYVHFDQLLYLRQTMGTHPVSDNQEETKAEEGSYSESVVSPSEASTETSGTQSTNLGATAAVPASVTPTLPPRRRARLGQPDAMNLQIQMQRALRSSLQQLNAAQDSCSTFGRLVASLMRQIPEDQRQQTESFMLYLMQMATPPNSATQLHALIDNYRHSQIQLAAANVQPPPPPPPQPQPPENQFPQHLPQGGYLQGGA; encoded by the exons ATGGTGGACACAGGGTGTCTTGTTGTCCTAATGGAGAACTTCCCAGCGCTTTGGAATACAAACTCGGAAGAATACCAGGATAAAGACCTCAAGGAGCGCCAGTGGGAGGAACTGTCGGCCCAAATCTATGGCACAACATGGACGGCTGCTAACGTAATTGGCAAAAAGGACCTCG tggacaagcttaaaaaaaaatggcgcaGTGCCCGGGACCAGTTCCGGAGAGAGTATACAAGGGTGCCGCGCAGCGGGTCCTCGGGCAAAAGGAAGCACAAGTACGTGCATTTCGATCAGCTGCTATATCTGAGGCAGACAATGGGAACGCATCC TGTCAGTGACAATCAAGAAGAGACAAAGGCGGAGGAGGGGAGCTATTCGGAGTCCGTAGTTTCCCCCTCTGAAGCGTCCACTGAAACCAGTGGCACTCAGTCCACCAATTTGGGGGCTACAGCTGCGGTGCCAGCATCTGTTACCCCCACTCTACCGCCGAGGAGACGGGCCAGACTGGGTCAGCCAGATGCAATGAACCTGCAAATCCAAATGCAGAGGGCGCTGCGGTCATCCTTGCAGCAGCTGAATGCAGCACAAGACAGCTGCAGCACTTTTGGCAGGTTAGTGGCTTCGCTGATGCGGCAGATACCTGAGGACCAGCGACAGCAAACGGAAAGTTTCATGCTATACCTGATGCAAATGGCGACTCCACCAAATTCAGCAACACAGCTGCATGCTTTGATTGACAATTACCGGCACAGTCAAATACAACTTGCAGCCGCTAATGTACAGCCacctcctccaccaccaccacaaccACAACCTCCGGAAAACCAATTCCCGCAGCATCTGCCACAGGGTGGATATTTGCAAGGTGgggcataa